Proteins co-encoded in one Carassius gibelio isolate Cgi1373 ecotype wild population from Czech Republic chromosome A15, carGib1.2-hapl.c, whole genome shotgun sequence genomic window:
- the LOC128029257 gene encoding uncharacterized protein LOC128029257 produces MIERRVVYLMKGTSEGRTDEVFNRAGYPDHQKQISPLVRAGILCVKQFPLDYMHLVCLGAMKRLLTYLWRGPVICRLSKAQREQVQMNISTLKQALPAEFSRQPRSMEDLDRWKATELRQFMLYTGPLILKDVLSNDQYHHFLCLSVGMSILLDESDEKRESYLGYAHNILEHFVDGSVDFYGPTFPTYNIHSIKHLSDDAANFHSSLNDISCFPFENHLQVIKKLVRSGKQPLVQVTKRLAERQCTERHARRSQSTTKLTAKMPDNCVFLMDNAVGFIQEKRSDGTLRMDVFRETDCDSLFEKPCNSKLFNIMLVSSDLTMAKRILINRESIYKKAVCLPYKQGYAILPLLHKPE; encoded by the coding sequence ATGATCGAAAGGAGGGTAGTTTACTTGATGAAGGGTACTTCTGAAGGAAGAACCGATGAGGTATTCAACCGAGCTGGATACCCTGACCATCAAAAACAAATATCACCTCTTGTTAGAGCTGGTATTTTGTGTGTGAAACAGTTCCCCCTTGACTACATGCACCTAGTATGTCTTGGAGCCATGAAAAGGCTGCTGACATACTTGTGGCGTGGGCCAGTTATCTGTCGACTGAGTAAGGCTCAGAGAGAACAGGTACAAATGAACATTAGTACGTTGAAACAAGCTTTGCCTGCAGAGTTTTCAAGGCAGCCAAGAAGCATGGAAGACTTGGACAGGTGGAAAGCTACTGAGCTACGTCAGTTCATGCTCTACACAGGACCCTTGATCTTGAAAGATGTGCTTTCTAATGACCAGTACCACCACTTTCTTTGTCTGAGTGTTGGCATGAGCATTCTTTTGGATGAATCGGATGAGAAGAGAGAGTCCTATCTAGGATATGCACACAACATTCTGGAGCATTTTGTGGATGGCTCTGTGGATTTTTATGGACCTACCTTTCCAACATACAACATTCATTCCATCAAACATTTGTCAGACGATGCTGCAAACTTCCACAGCTCCTTGaatgatatttcatgttttccgtTTGAGAACCACTTACAAGTTATCAAAAAATTGGTGAGAAGTGGCAAACAACCGCTAGTGCAAGTCACAAAAAGACTTGCTGAAAGACAATGTACTGAAAGACATGCCAGACGATCTCAAAGTACAACAAAGCTAACAGCAAAGATGCCTGACAACTGTGTGTTCCTTATGGATAATGCAGTGGGATTTATTCAAGAGAAACGAAGCGATGGAACACTAAGGATGGATGTGTTTAGGGAAACTGACTGTGACAGTCTCTTTGAAAAGCCATGTAACTCAAAGCTCTTCAACATTATGCTTGTCAGCAGTGACTTGACAATGGCAAAGCGAATACTGATAAACAGAGAAAGCATCTACAAAAAGGCTGTGTGTCTTCCTTACAAACAAGGTTACGCTATATTGCCTCTGTTGCACAAACCAGAATGA